The Candida dubliniensis CD36 chromosome 2, complete sequence genome contains a region encoding:
- a CDS encoding peroxin, putative (Similar to S. cerevisiae PEX2): MIPISYPSPRVSQLDAGILDSELFSLLKDQLSSIFQLHNTSRYSFSQHSELYSLLLNLLIFRLTIWKSGSSYGSSLQNLKLTDSKSGKIIGNSRKTLLGAVIIGGYLYKKLESYLFSLDESSTHNSASTLDKLKNYLLINKTSILSGLENSLKIANLVNFTFFLVNGRYSSLVNRVLGIIETPISSDLLKFNGSNVNYEFQNRQLVWNVMTEFLVFILPLLQLRKLGRMTRKLLGRSKTSLDVQSGNVPTLTSYTNLPVSECAICHDNNNQASQTGGRTFPSAGPVTNPYITNCGHIYCYVCISTRFNIIKVNGEDMPCLRCGKRLEWFEEFGLADGAVDEDAIVLSIENDASEESEEESDEEGSITSEKEVHSYEPELGQNRIQRHLSERSTIFDNQSADEFSEDEYSEEEEFDADEMM; the protein is encoded by the coding sequence atgatcCCAATATCTTACCCTTCTCCCAGAGTTTCACAGCTCGATGCGGGTATATTAGATTCCGAATTATTTTCGTTGTTGAAAGATCAACTTTCGTCGATTTTTCAACTACACAATACAAGCAGATACTCATTTAGTCAGCACCTGGAGCTATATTCATTGCTactcaatttattaatttttagACTCACTATCTGGAAATCAGGCTCCTCGTACGGTTCTTCTTTGCAAAATTTGAAGTTGACAGATTCAAAATCAGGGAAAATCATCGGGAACTCTCGAAAGACTTTATTAGGAGCAGttattattggtggttACTTGtacaaaaaattagaatcatatcttttttctttggatGAATCATCTACACATAATTCTGCTTCAACTttggataaattgaaaaactaCTTGTTGATCAATAAAACATCAATTCTTTCTGGATTGGAGAATTCTTTAAAGATTGCTAATTTGGTCAACTTCACCTTCTTTTTAGTAAACGGGAGGTATTCATCGTTGGTTAATAGAGTATTGGGAATAATAGAGACTCCAATATCATCAGACTTGTTAAAATTCAATGGAAGCAATGTGAATTATGAGTTTCAAAATAGACAATTGGTTTGGAATGTTATGACagaatttcttgttttcattttgcCGTTGTTACAATTACGGAAACTAGGAAGAATGACAAGAAAGCTATTGGGAAGATCAAAAACTTCATTGGACGTTCAATCGGGGAATGTTCCAACTTTGACTTCATACACAAATTTACCAGTTTCAGAATGTGCCATTTGTCACGACAATAACAATCAGGCATCACAAACAGGTGGTAGAACTTTTCCATCGGCGGGGCCTGTAACAAATCCTTACATCACTAATTGTGGGCATATCTATTGCTATGTGTGTATTTCAACCCGGTTTAACATAATCAAAGTAAATGGCGAGGATATGCCCTGTCTTCGTTGTGGTAAAAGATTGGAATGGTTTGAGGAATTTGGATTGGCTGATGGTGCAGTTGACGAAGATGCTATTGTATTGAGTATTGAAAACGATGCAAGTGAAGAGCTGGAAGAGGAGCTGGACGAAGAGGGTAGTATAACAAGTGAAAAAGAGGTACATTCTTATGAGCCTGAACTTGGCCAAAACCGGATTCAAAGGCACTTGAGTGAGAGATCGACTATTTTTGACAACCAGAGTGCCGATGAGTTCAGTGAGGATGAATATAGTGAAGAAGAGGAATTCGATGCCGATGAAATGATGTAA